TGACGGAAGCCAAGTATATGAAATCAGCGGGATGCCTGAGCAGCTGATACTTAAATTTTCAAAGCAATAGAGGTTCAATATGACTAAGAGCATGATTTTTACAGCTCCGGGAGAACTGGAGATAGTAGAAGAGACCGTACCAGTACCCGGAAAGGGTCAGGTGCTAGTGAAAAACTGGCTGTCACTCATCAGCCCCGGTACTGAACTGGCACTCTTTACAGGAACTCATGTAGGTTTTAATGATCCCGATATTGAATGGGCCCGATATCCCTTGCGCCCCGGGTATGCCACAGCAGGAATCAGAGAGGATACAGGTGAACTCATTATGTATTATGGTCTGCACAGCACCCACGGTCTGTTCAATCCTGAAAAAGACCCCTGGGCAACTATTTCTGAGGAAACCATGGAGCCGTCCCTGTTCGGCCGTTTTGCCCAGATCTCCGGAACCGTTCCCGAACTGGCTGCCGGAAGATCCGGGAATGTGCTTGTTTTCGGTGCCGGCCTTATAGGAAACTTCTGTGCCCAGCTATTTCAGTTGAACCACAAAGTTATTATTGCCGACATTTCTGACAAACGTCTCAGGCTGGCTTCGGCATGCGGCATAGAATCAGTCATTAATTCAGCAAAAGAAGACCTTGCAGGACAGATTAAAGAACTGACTGACGGAGAGGGTGTTGATATAATCACTGAGGCAACTGGTGTTCCAGGCCTGGTATCCCAAGCCCTCGAACTTGTAAATACCATGGGCAGCGTTTATCTACTGGGATCATCAAGAGGAGAGGTCTGCCTGAATGCCTACAAGTACATACACAGGAAAGGAACCTCTCTTATAGGAGCCCACGAATCAACTGTTAAAAAACCGTTAAGGGAACAGCTTCAGAGTATGATCAGCCTTCTGAACAATTCAGAGCTGAAAACCGGAGGTATGATTACCCACCGGATAGTCCCGGAACAGGCACAGGAGTACTACAATCACTTACTGAATGACAGAGATAACTATCTGGGCATTCTCATTGACTGGCGTTATTGAGCAAAGGAGGATAGGTATGAACTTGATTTACACAGGAATAAGCGATGAAGGTGCTCCCGGGCTTAAAGAGCAGATAAATCTGCACCGGCAGCTGGGATGGAACTCTCTTGAACTGCGCAGCATTGACGGAAAGAATATTTGTGAAATGCCTGACAGAGATTTTGATGAAGCCTTTGAGATTATTTCAGAAGAGGGATTTTCTGTTGCCGGATTCGGCTCTTCTATTGCCAACTGGTCCAGGCCTGTAACAGGCGATTTTAACATTGACAAGCAGGATCTTATGAGAGCCGCTCCGCGCATGCATAAGTTGAAGACGCCCTTTCTGCGCATTATGTCTTATACACAGGGGGAGGCTTCAGATCAAGAATGGGCAGAAAAAGCCATCAGCAGAGTTTTGGAACTGACACGCATGGCTGAAGGAGAAGGCATTACCCTGATTCATGAAAACTGTGACGGATGGGCATCGTCTAAGCCGGAAAATATGGCCAGAATGCTGGATGCTATCCCCTCCAAAGCACTTAAAATTGTTTTTGATATGGGAAATCCGCGCAGTCATGGACATCCGGAAGAAGCTGTTTTTGATTTTCTCAAAGTCTGCAAAGAACGTATTGTCCATATTCACATCAAAGACTGCTACCTGAATGAAAAAAACGAAGATATTCACTGCTTCCCCGGTGAAGGTGAATGTCATGTGTACGACATAGTAGAAACCATGGTGAAAGAACAGAATTTCCGGGGCTATATTTCCATAGAACCCCACATGGTTTTTCAGTTTCACAAAAACAGGGAGAAGAACGGTGAAGCCGACACGAAAAAGGCGGCGAACTATCTGGCCTACGGAAGAAAAACCATGGCACTGCTGTCCGGTCTGGAAAAAGAGTAGATTGTGAAAAAAGCTGTTTTCACTATAAACCCTGTCTCACAAAAACATTGAGGAGGAGGAGTAAATGATCCCATGGATATCGGATTTAGGCTCATCAGATGCAGATTGAAGAGTTCTTAACAGCCTATAATGAAAACAGACAGCCCATGGTAACATCACAAGACGCTTTAAGAGCCGTGGAACTAATTTCTGAGCTTTATAAATCAGCAGGACTGCGTT
The Oceanispirochaeta sp. genome window above contains:
- a CDS encoding zinc-binding dehydrogenase is translated as MTKSMIFTAPGELEIVEETVPVPGKGQVLVKNWLSLISPGTELALFTGTHVGFNDPDIEWARYPLRPGYATAGIREDTGELIMYYGLHSTHGLFNPEKDPWATISEETMEPSLFGRFAQISGTVPELAAGRSGNVLVFGAGLIGNFCAQLFQLNHKVIIADISDKRLRLASACGIESVINSAKEDLAGQIKELTDGEGVDIITEATGVPGLVSQALELVNTMGSVYLLGSSRGEVCLNAYKYIHRKGTSLIGAHESTVKKPLREQLQSMISLLNNSELKTGGMITHRIVPEQAQEYYNHLLNDRDNYLGILIDWRY
- a CDS encoding TIM barrel protein — encoded protein: MNLIYTGISDEGAPGLKEQINLHRQLGWNSLELRSIDGKNICEMPDRDFDEAFEIISEEGFSVAGFGSSIANWSRPVTGDFNIDKQDLMRAAPRMHKLKTPFLRIMSYTQGEASDQEWAEKAISRVLELTRMAEGEGITLIHENCDGWASSKPENMARMLDAIPSKALKIVFDMGNPRSHGHPEEAVFDFLKVCKERIVHIHIKDCYLNEKNEDIHCFPGEGECHVYDIVETMVKEQNFRGYISIEPHMVFQFHKNREKNGEADTKKAANYLAYGRKTMALLSGLEKE